Genomic DNA from Candidatus Parcubacteria bacterium:
GAGTTGAATCAGCTTGCCTTGCTTCTTTTTTAGTATCTTTTGTTTGATTAGCATCTTCTGCGCTTTGGGAAAGATCTGCCTGGCTGAAATAGCCAAATTTGCTTATTTGGTCTTCTCCAGATACAAATGCAATCGCTATAAGTACAACAATAACAGTAATAACAGATATGATTGATCCCATACGACATATTATATCATATTTATCATAAAAATCAAGGTTGATTGTTTTAACATTAAGCTGTGTTAAAATAATGTAAAGGTCGTATTGTTTCAAATCTTAAATTTTTAATTATGCCAAAAGATAATATTTCAGAAGAAGCTCAATGGTTTTTAAGAAACCTTCAAAAACTGCAGGATGATTTTGCTGAAAGTATTGGCGCCCAGATTGTAACGACAGATAGAGATGGCAATTTAGTAACTGAAATGAGCGGCGCTCAAAGGGTTTGTAAAATGATTATGGAGACAGCAGAAGGAAAAAAGAAATGCGAGGAAGCTTATAAAATGGCTTTAAGTTTGGTAAAAACCCAAAAAGAACCTGCTTTTATGGACTGCTACGCTGGTTATGCTTCTTTATGGGTGCCAATTAAAGTTGGCAAAGAAATTGTCGGTTCCATTACTGGTTGCGGTGGGAAATATGAGAGAGGAGAAAGCAAGGAAGTTTTAAAGGAAAAATTTGCCAAGTTGGCAGGTGAATTGGGCGTGGCAGACAGAGAGGATTTTTTAAAGGCAGCAGTGGATGAAATCGAGCCGGTTACCGAGAAAGAAGTAAAAACAAGGGCAGAGCGGCTGGCAAAGTTAGTTGGAATTTTAGCTGAAGAGACTGCTCTTAAAGAGGTTTTTGCGTAATAAATTTTTTTATTTTTGCTATAAAAATTACCTATGTCTTTATCCATAGGGATTGTTGGTTTGCCTAATGTAGGCAAGTCAACATTATTCCAAGCCATTACTAAAAAACAAGTTGACCGTTCTAATTATCCTTTTTGCACCATTGATTCTAATGTTGGCGTTGTTGCTGTTCCTGATGAAAGAGTTGATAAATTAACAGGATTAACTAAAAGCGCCAAAAAAATTTATACAACTGTAGAATTTGTTGATATAGCTGGTTTAATAAAGGACGCAAGCAAGGGTGAGGGATTAGGAAATAAATTTTTAGCTAATATTAGAGAAACAGACGCCATAGTTTATATCCTGCGTTCTTTCCAGAATGAAAATGTTGTTAATACTCAAACAGAAATTGATGTTTTAAAAGAGAAAGAAATTTTAGACACAGAAATGGCTTTAAAGGATTTAGAAACAGTAGAAAAAAGAGTTCAGGATTTAGAAAAAGATGCACGAGCAGAAAAGAAAGAAGCAAGGCAAGAAATGGATATTTTAAAAAAAGCGCAGGATTTTTTAAAACAAGGCAAGATTCTCATTGAACAGGAATGGACAGAACAAGAAAAGAAAACATTGAATTGTTATCAGCTGCTAACTTTAAAACCAAGATTATTTTTATTTAATGGTTCTGAAAAAGAAGTTTCTCAAGAAGCAAAAGAGATTTTCAAAAAAAATAATTGGCAGTTTTTAATTATTGATATCTTGACAGAGTTTGATGCCGTGGATTTATCTTTAGAAGAGAGAAAAGATTTTGACCTGCCAGTTGAATTAAGGTTAGACGCTTTAATAAAAGAGTGTTATAAACTGCTTGATTTAATAACTTTTTTTACAACAGGCGCTGACGAAACACGCGCTTGGACATTAAAAAGAGGAGAAAAAGCGCCGCAGGCAGGAGGAGTAATCCATAGCGACTTTGAAAAACATTTTATCAAAGCAGAA
This window encodes:
- a CDS encoding PocR ligand-binding domain-containing protein encodes the protein MPKDNISEEAQWFLRNLQKLQDDFAESIGAQIVTTDRDGNLVTEMSGAQRVCKMIMETAEGKKKCEEAYKMALSLVKTQKEPAFMDCYAGYASLWVPIKVGKEIVGSITGCGGKYERGESKEVLKEKFAKLAGELGVADREDFLKAAVDEIEPVTEKEVKTRAERLAKLVGILAEETALKEVFA
- the ychF gene encoding redox-regulated ATPase YchF, whose amino-acid sequence is MSLSIGIVGLPNVGKSTLFQAITKKQVDRSNYPFCTIDSNVGVVAVPDERVDKLTGLTKSAKKIYTTVEFVDIAGLIKDASKGEGLGNKFLANIRETDAIVYILRSFQNENVVNTQTEIDVLKEKEILDTEMALKDLETVEKRVQDLEKDARAEKKEARQEMDILKKAQDFLKQGKILIEQEWTEQEKKTLNCYQLLTLKPRLFLFNGSEKEVSQEAKEIFKKNNWQFLIIDILTEFDAVDLSLEERKDFDLPVELRLDALIKECYKLLDLITFFTTGADETRAWTLKRGEKAPQAGGVIHSDFEKHFIKAEVIGWQELVDIGGFSQAREKGLIRTEGKDYIVQDGDVIEIKI